Within the Montipora foliosa isolate CH-2021 chromosome 11, ASM3666993v2, whole genome shotgun sequence genome, the region TTggggattttgtaaagctttgTGTGCACATTCTGACTATGTGCATCAATAGTGAACATAATCCCATAATTTGCAGACTCATACCTTGTTCCCCTTggcttgaaatcaggcaatggttaagaatgtaataataataataataataataataataataataataataacaataacaataacaataacaataacaataacaataacaataacaataacagtaacaataacaatgacaatgataatgataatgataatgataatgataataataataatagtaataataataataataataataataataataataataataataagacaaACAGAAGAAAAGCTGCCTAGTCATTGATATGTCCATCCCTACTGAAAAGAACACTTCAGTTAAAGTTACTgaaaagctgtcaaaatataaAGACCTCGAAATCCAGATTGAGCGAATGTGGGGGATGAAGGCCACAATGATCCCAGTTGTGATTGGAGCGCTGGGACTAGATAAATAAAAAAGGGCTTGgagaaatacaccaaacaaaTCCTGGGTAACATCAAAATTAGTGAACTACAGACGATTGCACTGCTAGGAACATCTCGCATCCTAAGAAAGACACTCTCTATCAAGTAGGATAGACTTCTACCTCATTTTAGCCCTAGGCCCAGGGAATAGGCTCGGCTATTGTGTTGCAAATGGGCATAAAGTTAAAggagatataataataataataataataataataataataattattattattattattataattatactactactactactactactaataataataataataataatgataataataataatttaatcatagtaatagtaatagtgatGGCTACACAATGGGACAAAGTTGTatgatgttgaagttaattAATGGCTATTATGGATACCTACGTTGTCTTTTAACCCTAATTTTCATCTGAACTTTTTAACATGTTTCAACAAGTGGGATGTGTGGGGAAGACAACTAGGCCTACTCTATGGTGATGACCTTTCTTGTATTCTAGATTGTGGATATATTTAGtatatttcaaatttatttataGGAATAGGACAAAATTATATAGTTTGATAAttcaagaaataataataataataataatcaacatcatcgtcatcattataataataatcataattataataatgactTTATTCCAGCATATCCAATGGTCCAACTGGATCTTCATCTGGAAAAACTAAACAACAATTTAAACTTAGGGCATGAAAGTTCCTGGTATGGCAGTCTGGCATTGTAAAGGGAATGCAAGTACTGCGAATAACAACAGACCTGTGTGACCTTAACCACATGTGTGCGTTAAAACCACACGACCTGCATCTTTGACTGACTATGCAAGTTTCCTTTCAACCATGGACGCCTTTTATCTGTCATAGAGGAAGGGTCATTTATGTTCAATTACTGATTTGAATACCTGGCTCACACCGTCATcccaacctggaaaaaaaagtcaaaaagtGAGAATTTTTGCTCAGGAACCCTTTGTATGTCGTAAATGACTACAGAAAGAAAAGTATGGGTCAGGATTGCACCTCCAATAAAATGGTGACAATGATGTTCCAAGTCGAGGGCTAAATGCCACCATTTGTCCATTTGTTGCAATTTCACGTTTGTTtcacattattttgtttaaatatggATTATGTTGTGCAATTAATTTATAAAAATAGTATATGTAACTGGAGAGGAATTACTGTAATGTTCCATCTGAAAAGTAACACAATCATCACCACTCAAATCTAGAGTGACTCGCTTTAATGAAAAACCCTGCAGCCTTAAACCAATATTGATCATTATCAGAGCTTTTGAAAACTGGATAGAACACTCATATGGGGTATCTTTTCACAAGAGGAATACCAGCCCTGAGTTtcattaaatttgaaagactgTAGAAGGTAGAAGGGACCTTGTGTTAGAGTAATCAGGCACCCCTACCGGTATTACTGTTAGTCTCAactggcttttgatcttgacACCTCCTTTGTGCAAAGGCGGGTACTGCACTCAATGAAGACGGGTGCTTGTACCCAGGTCCTGGCTTCTAATACAACCCCTGAGAATACCTACAACACTATTTCTCCATTTACGTTATTAAGGATGAGCAGGCCAGGGATCCATACATCTTTATTGCACCTGTTGTGCATTAACTTGATAAGCTAAGACAAGATGGAGAGATGATTTCAAATTGATGGTCGACTTTTTAGTATTCTTGTTGATAATTTTGTATTTGTGCACTTTCTTGCATGGGGGCTGGATTGCGTAAAGCATTATGGGATGGAAAATACATGTTGTCAAAAAGTGTCGCTATTAATTCTTGATGTACATTGAACTAATCTCAGATAAGTACATCAATGGTCCAATCACAACCCAACTTTCCTGACAATCGTATCACAGACTGTGGACTTTGGACTGCAGTCTTACACTAGATTTGAAAGACAGCTAGAAGATAACAATAGCAGACTGAGCATACCTCACAGCAAATCAAGGATAGCACTGACCAAGAGGCAGGTAAATAAGAGTATGAAGTGGGCTTATCTaatcacaggcaccccaagttCAGTGTGAAGGAATAATAAGGATTTGTGTGGGAAGACAAGACCTgagacctgagaagataattttcccaaaaaattaTCACGTCGAATCTGGACAAAAAcctcacaggaaggaagcgacctaCAATGGCactaaggttaggctttttaaccgagaaatttttcgcaaaattatcttctcaggtctcaggtcttgtcttcccatacaaatccttatatttattccctcacactgagcttcgGGTGTATGTGATCTAGTTTCTTGTATGAGAGCAATGTATTCAATTATTTATGTCAAAAATAAGATTCAAAATAATGCCTTATTAGACCTGTGATGCAGTCATTAGATAAATCTCCGAAGTTTTGGAGGGGCTGTGGGTGAAACAAAATTTGGAAATGTAGGCTACCTGCAGCACTCTAGCCTGTGAACGCAGACGTTTCTCTGCCCCGAAAAGGAACCCgtgggagagaaacgaccgccggaaatacgtctgcattATCTACACGCATGTCAAGAAGAACCGCAGGATGGGggtcagggcttgaaattgcgaccaatacggtcgccaatgcgactaaaactTTTAACTTAGCGACTGAAAATTCGAGTTTAGTCGCCACTTTGGCGACTATGTTtttctgataaataaaacacttAAGGTAAGAAACAATTTCCTTAGTCTCATTTCTGCTTTTCTGCAAAAGGAAATGCAAAttaaatgttttcctttttcaaaaaaacttgaatCACGACCTCCAAGAGGACATTACAGCGGCTTTCGCATGGTGATCGCGGGCGCAACATTTTCTTGAAAGGCCGCTGAATTTAAAAGCATTCTGTCGCAGATTTGGTCACAAGGAAGGTTCCGGCTTTCACCATGTCCTCGATCAAGTGAGATGAGTCTACACCAAAAGTCATGAATTATTTATCACAAGAGAAGGAAGGATACACTGAGGGATTTTCGTAATTTGCTGCAGTCTAGAAATTACCAGGAAACAAGATCGTTGTCAGAATGCAAACAAGAAGTGTTTCAAAGCCTTTCAAAAACGTTTGTCCACAGCGTACGATTTCCTGCGTGCGATGTGAAAGATGCAGTTGTTCCTAGCCAAAGTAACCCTGAAATGTTCTTATTACTTTGTTCGCTTACTGCTTATGATAAGATTGTCACGCAGAAGTGTTCAGGAGTTTTTTCTTTCGTGTTTTCATGTTATAAGTCATTCAAGATCGAGTATTTCGGTCTGTCACACAACCGCAGCTGCCACAATCTACCAGAAGCCGAACAACAATGCTAATTAAATGAGGCTCTAATCTGTGTTTCTATTCTTGTACTAGCTGGCGActgcatttttgcatttggcgaCCATTTTTAATGGTAACTAGTCATCTCGCCACCAGGAAGACTCGCCACCAGCAAACTCGCCACCAATATGCAATCACCTTTTAGCTATTAGGTTTTCTACTTGAGAAATGATTGTAGCAATTTCAGTTTCTTCAAGTTCTTTGCCTTACGTCTGCTGTAATAAATCATTACAAGGACATTATTTAGTGGAAAGCGAAGCTGTGTTGATTTTTATAAGAAGACTCGCCTTGAGTATGCATTTGCTCGATCCGTTAATAGTTTTCATAATCCAAGCCTAATATGATATTTTTCGAGGCGTAATTTTTATTCCGATCGATCAGTTGGCGCATTTCccggttttcaaaacttttcggAACTCCGCACTATAAAAGCTTTGTTCTCCCTTGGTGATTCCAACATTCATACATGTACACTCTTCGGTGATGCAATTTTCcttttcgtaaacaagcgatgccatttggacgagaaaatttcactgttaagtttatcatttgcaattgaggaaaaaatacttaatctaggactagaaaaaaaattaaaaagttgaTGTGACCCTTGGTGGCGAGTATACTGGTGGCGAGTCTTCCTGGTGGCGAGGTGACCATAAACCTTTTTTCTTTGATAGTCGCCAAAAGGCgacttgcaattttttttaatttcgagccctgcggGGTACGTTCCATTTCTGATCCGAGCACCCCTTCAGTGTTCTATCAAGCTATGActcaaggttgctgcctaacggtcgccagctcgcctggggcgccttatttgcgagcgcgggcgaccaaatttctgaacaagtagcccgaaAGGGCGCCTGACTTGATTAATCCACACTCACAtgtaaatatgatcccagctggaattaattaattctgggctctttaaaaaatgactcgggctactaacttttaatgtaagaagcccgaagggctcccggacaattttcttaggcagcagccttgtgaCCAGTTGAAATCTAGTTTCAATGCCACCGACAAAATACGAAATGGATAGGAAAGGTGTTTAATAGGATTCCGGCATAAATGGAATTCGAACTTCCCGGAGGGGCAAAAACCGTCGTGCGCGGGAGctttaatttaaaacatacCTCTGATAACTTGTCCCGTTCCTAGCTTAAATTTGAACGGCCTGCCCTTGTCTCTTGAAGAGTCGAACTTTTTCCCGTTTGTCAAAGTTCCTGGAGATAACATTGCACAGCTCATAACATCGAACAAAAAATCATGGATCGATAGCTTCCTAATAAAAGTATACCTACCAATGTAATGAACAACGACTGTTTGGCCTGGCCTCGGGAAGTCTACGGACCAACCAACATAAGTAAAGTTAGATCGGTGCAATGATGTTTCAGTGCACCTAAGGAAAAACAAATACCCCCGTTTCCTTCCGTGATAATTTCTTTCTCCACTCCCATTGTCTACAGCAGTATTCTCTTGGTCTCTGTGGTGTTACCAATATGAGCTTGATGACCGAAAAGATACAAGGGAAATGCTCTTCATACCACGTGATCCAGACACCTTGGAATTGTTGGTTCCATTTCGACCCACCCTTCCCTGAAAATCTGTAATTAACACAGTCTGATGGAAATAATTCATTTTGCTTAGGGAAGATCTTAAATCATCTTTGTTagagatttaaaatatttacattttggTCATATATAAGCTTCCGAAATCGCAAAAATTAACATTTAGGCAATAAAATATGGGGATCAATTTTCCTAAACCTACCCCAAACGGGAATTAGTTTGattagtttgttttgtttctgtgTTTTCGCCAGCCGACTGTGTTTTTGGTACGTGTAACAACTTAATTCAATTTCTCTGTATTGTCTTCTGTTCTTTTGCTCTCTATTTGTTCTCTAAAGGATTTTTGCCAGGCTTCAGAACTTTACGTAGAGAAACGGATAAATTTCGTACGAAAGAAAAGAATAGAAAGACACATTCACGTTTTTCCAGTGGTGATCAGATGGTA harbors:
- the LOC137975799 gene encoding uncharacterized protein → MGVEKEIITEGNGDFPRPGQTVVVHYIGTLTNGKKFDSSRDKGRPFKFKLGTGQVIRGWDDGVSQMKIGERAKLTCSPDYAYGPRGVGGVIPPNATLLFDVELLGVE